One Mycolicibacterium sp. TUM20985 genomic window, GCCGTTCGAACCGTAGACCGGAACGAGACCAGGCTTTCGCGAGGACTCGACCAAAGCCTTCCCGTACCTCAATTCGAAGACCGACGAAGCGCGAACTAGCGGCCAGGGAAGCATGTCTGCCCTGCCGACGCCCCGGGCGAGAACCCCGCCGGTAGGGGTTGACTGGCTACTGTCGGCCCGGGCGTCGTCACGATCAGCCATCACTCGCCGCCAGAGAGCTCAGCGCGGCGAGCACAGTGGCTTGAAGTTCCTCGCGAATCTTGAACCCGTCGCGAATCTCTGCTGACAGTCGAGAGATTTTCTCGTTGACTGGCTCGTCGTCGACGTCGGACTCCTCGCTGCCCACGTACCTGCCCGGGGTAAGGACGTAGCCGTGCTGGGCGATCTCTGCGCTGGTGACGACTCGGCAGAAGCCGGCGACGTCGGAGTATTCCTGGCTGGCACTCGTCTCGGTCCCACGCCACGAGTGGTACGTGTCTGCAATCCGAGTGATGTCCTCGTCGCTGAAAATTTTCAGCGTTCGGTTCGTCATGCGGCCGATCTGACGGGCATCGATGAAGAGTGTCTCGCCCTGCCGGGGACGGGTCTTGGTGCTGTTCGGGACACCGACCTTGTTCTTGGTTAGGAACCATAGGCAGACCGGGATCTGGGTGCCGTAGAACAGCTGCGGCGGTAGCGCCACGATGCACTCGACGACGTCGGCCTCGACCATTGCCTTACGGATTTCACCTTCGCCGTTCTGCTGCGAGGAGAGGGACCCGTTTGCGAGGACGGTGCCAACGGTGCCGGTGGGTGCGCAGTGGTGGAGGAAGTGCTGAAGCCACGCGTAGTTGGCGTTCTGCTCCGGTGGCACGCCGTACTTCCAACGGGCATCTTGACGAAGCCGCTCGCCAGCCCAGTCGCTGTCGTTAAACGGCGGGTTGGCGATGACGAAGTCGGCTTTGAGGTCCGGATGGGCGTCGGCGTGAAAAGAGTCGCCCCACTCGAGACCGAGGTTGCCCTCGATGCTGCGTAAAGCAAGGTTCATTTTAGCGAGTCGCCATGTGGTCGGGTTCGACTCTTGACCGAACACCGAGAGGTCGTTCCGGTTGCCGCCGTGGGCGCGGACGAACTTGTCGGCCTGGACAAACATGCCACCCGAGCCGCAGGCTGGGTCGAGCACTCGGCCGTGATAGGGCTGGAGCATCTCGACGAGGAGTTGCACGATCGAGCGTGGCGTGTAGTACTCGCCGGCTTTCTTGCCTTCCTTTGAAGCGAACTGGCCGAGGAAGTATTCGTAGACCCTGCCGAGCACGTCGAGGTCCCTGAACTCCTCGGCGGCAAGATCCTGACGGGAGAACGTGTCGATTAGGCCACCGATCGCCTCCGGTGCGAGCTCCCGCTGGGTGTAGTTCTTCGGGAGCACACCCTTGAGGGTCGGGTTTTCCCGCTCGATGGCCTCCATGGCGGCGTCGACTTGCTTGCCGATGTCTGGCTGTTTGGCTGCCTTCCGGAGCTCATTCCACCGGTGACCCTCGGGAATCCAGAAGACGCCCTCGGCCGTGTACTCGTCGCGATCTTCCAGCACCGACTTCTTTGCCGCGTCGTTGGGCATGAAGTAGTCGGACTCGGGATCGTTGACCAGCCGAGTCAACTCGTTGTGGCGGACCATGAAGGTGTCGGAGACGTACTTCAAGAAGATCAGGCCTAGCACGACATGCTTGTAGACGGCGGCATCCATTTTGCCGCGCAGCTTGTCGGCGGCCTTAAAGAGTGATGTCTCCAGACTCTCCGGCGCCGCGGTCTTCTTCTTTGGAGGCAAGTGATTCCTTCGTATTGGACTTTCAGGTCGATCCTGTCAGTTTGGTCGCAGATTGCGGCCAACTCGGGAGCAAGAGCGGTGAGTCGACAATGGATCAGCGACGGCGGTCCAGTCGCAACCGTCACCGCTCGTTTGGGCTGGCGTACATGACCTTGCAGCGACAGATCGCTACGGCCGGTTCCGAACGATGCTTCCTACCGTGCTCGTTGCATCAATGTGCTGGGAGAGTTCAGGCGATACGTACCGAGCGTGGCCTCGGATTCGGCGGACGATCTCTCGGCCTGAACGCACGGTCGCTGGCTCATGATGCGCAACCCGGTTGCGAGCGTTTAGAAGCTCGCCCAAACCGCTGTGCAGTTGCACGCGGCTAGTTCCGCTCGGGTATGCGTGCGCCAAGTGCGGCAGCCAAACGAGTGGTTCGTGACGGCGTGACGTCACAAAGACCCAAAACCCGAATGTCAGCTCGGCAATCACCTTGCCTGCCAGCGCCGCGTTCCCCCCAGCGTTCCGTCGCGCCGTGGCAATGTCGCGGTGCGTTCGCGCGTTCCCGGCCACACTCATGGGAAAGAGCTGACCAGCCGAACTGGTGTCGAGCCAGTGGCTCTCGCCAACCGCCACGGCCCCCATCA contains:
- a CDS encoding class I SAM-dependent DNA methyltransferase, encoding MPPKKKTAAPESLETSLFKAADKLRGKMDAAVYKHVVLGLIFLKYVSDTFMVRHNELTRLVNDPESDYFMPNDAAKKSVLEDRDEYTAEGVFWIPEGHRWNELRKAAKQPDIGKQVDAAMEAIERENPTLKGVLPKNYTQRELAPEAIGGLIDTFSRQDLAAEEFRDLDVLGRVYEYFLGQFASKEGKKAGEYYTPRSIVQLLVEMLQPYHGRVLDPACGSGGMFVQADKFVRAHGGNRNDLSVFGQESNPTTWRLAKMNLALRSIEGNLGLEWGDSFHADAHPDLKADFVIANPPFNDSDWAGERLRQDARWKYGVPPEQNANYAWLQHFLHHCAPTGTVGTVLANGSLSSQQNGEGEIRKAMVEADVVECIVALPPQLFYGTQIPVCLWFLTKNKVGVPNSTKTRPRQGETLFIDARQIGRMTNRTLKIFSDEDITRIADTYHSWRGTETSASQEYSDVAGFCRVVTSAEIAQHGYVLTPGRYVGSEESDVDDEPVNEKISRLSAEIRDGFKIREELQATVLAALSSLAASDG